One Ensifer adhaerens genomic region harbors:
- a CDS encoding family 16 glycosylhydrolase — translation MSRTAMNALGQPLHYSGSSTAWFSATGSGSTLYGTPGNDSIWGDGSVDVTMFGGTGDDVYYLYSSTNRAEEAPGEGIDTIDTWMSYSLPENFENLTVTGDGRHAFGNSADNIITGGSGSQTIDGRAGNDVLVGSGGADTFVFEHGNGSDLVSDFSSNDTIRLDGYGITSFEEVLANAGQQGDDLRLHLGDGESLVLANTTADQLQEGQFQLSLDRSALTQTFSDDFDTLQLTDGTGGIWDAKYWWAPEEGATLSENGELQWYVNPSYGPTASANPFSVEDGVLTITAERAPDAIQSEIGGYDYTSGMLTTYSSFAQTYGYFEMRADMPDDQGAWPAFWLLPADGSWPPELDVVEMRGQDTNTVITTAHSNESGEHTIVRDGAQVADTDGFHDYGVLWTEDEIVWYFDDTEIARADTPADMHEPMYMLVNLAVGGMAGTPDGDFDDGSQMKIDSIEAYALDADWLI, via the coding sequence ATGAGCAGAACTGCCATGAACGCCCTCGGACAACCGCTCCATTACAGCGGAAGTTCGACCGCATGGTTTTCCGCAACCGGATCCGGGTCCACGCTCTACGGAACTCCCGGCAACGATTCGATCTGGGGCGACGGTTCCGTCGATGTGACTATGTTCGGCGGCACGGGCGACGACGTCTACTATCTCTATTCATCGACGAACCGGGCCGAAGAGGCACCCGGCGAAGGGATAGACACGATCGATACCTGGATGAGCTACAGCTTACCGGAGAACTTCGAAAACCTGACCGTCACCGGTGACGGTCGACACGCCTTCGGCAACAGCGCCGACAACATCATCACCGGTGGCTCCGGCAGCCAGACCATCGACGGACGCGCAGGCAATGACGTGCTGGTCGGTTCCGGAGGCGCTGATACCTTCGTGTTCGAGCACGGCAACGGCAGCGACCTTGTCTCCGACTTCAGCTCCAACGATACCATTCGCCTCGACGGATACGGCATTACCTCGTTCGAAGAGGTGCTGGCGAATGCAGGCCAGCAGGGAGACGATCTCCGCCTCCATCTCGGCGATGGCGAAAGCCTGGTCCTGGCCAATACGACAGCCGACCAACTGCAGGAGGGCCAGTTCCAGTTGAGCCTGGACCGATCCGCCCTGACGCAGACCTTCTCGGACGATTTCGACACGCTTCAGCTCACCGACGGCACGGGCGGCATCTGGGATGCCAAATACTGGTGGGCGCCGGAAGAGGGGGCGACGCTCTCGGAAAACGGTGAGCTGCAATGGTACGTCAATCCGAGTTACGGGCCGACCGCATCGGCTAACCCGTTTTCGGTCGAGGATGGTGTACTGACGATCACCGCAGAGCGTGCACCGGACGCAATCCAGTCCGAGATCGGCGGCTATGACTACACGTCCGGGATGTTGACGACCTATTCGTCCTTTGCGCAGACCTACGGCTACTTCGAGATGCGGGCCGACATGCCGGACGATCAAGGTGCCTGGCCCGCTTTCTGGCTGCTGCCCGCCGACGGCTCCTGGCCGCCGGAGCTCGACGTCGTCGAAATGCGCGGGCAGGACACCAACACTGTCATCACCACCGCCCATTCCAACGAAAGCGGCGAGCACACGATCGTCAGAGACGGCGCGCAAGTCGCCGATACCGACGGGTTCCACGATTACGGCGTGCTTTGGACGGAAGACGAGATCGTCTGGTACTTCGACGATACCGAGATCGCCCGCGCCGATACCCCCGCGGACATGCACGAGCCGATGTACATGCTCGTCAATCTCGCGGTCGGCGGAATGGCCGGCACACCCGATGGCGATTTTGACGACGGGTCGCAAATGAAGATCGATTCCATCGAGGCCTATGCGCTGGACGCCGACTGGCTGATCTAG
- a CDS encoding PLP-dependent aminotransferase family protein encodes MNVSETIFFIDRDSGIGLQAQLRETVVSAVLAGRVQPRAHLPSSRKLADYLRISRITVTLAYQELINQGYVEAVNRSSYRISGNPPGMDVEGERRSAGSNPIDWSRKIKMSFGVVRQVAKPLDWRRYPFPFLYGQMDPTLFDLNAWRDCARRALAREDFVLMASDFAAADDVRLVNYICSRTLPRRGIHATPDEILVTVGAQNALWIVTRLILEKGSAAVCENPCHPDISASLLLSGADVTTVDVDVEGLSPDALPENVDAVFVTPSHHSPTGATMPVDRRTQLLQAAEERDFVIVEDDYEFEISYLAPPSPALKALDPSGRVLYIGSFSKSLFPGLRLGYLVAPAPFIREARALRSLMLRHPPGHLQRTAAYFLALGHYDAVLHRMRTEYHKRHVIMAESLRRANLKVAGSSTFGGTSFWMEGPEGLDADRLVSELRQDGVLVESGSPFFPRSDQPCRYFRMGYSSIPSTSIAEGVARVRARIDSLCGGSEQASVAK; translated from the coding sequence ATGAACGTTTCCGAAACCATTTTTTTCATCGATCGCGACAGTGGGATCGGCCTGCAGGCGCAGTTGCGCGAGACGGTCGTTTCGGCCGTGCTCGCCGGAAGGGTGCAGCCGCGCGCGCATCTGCCATCCAGCCGCAAGCTCGCCGACTATCTGCGAATATCGCGCATCACGGTGACACTCGCCTATCAGGAACTGATCAACCAGGGCTATGTCGAGGCGGTCAACCGCAGCTCCTATCGCATCTCCGGCAATCCGCCGGGCATGGATGTGGAAGGGGAGCGCCGATCCGCCGGCTCCAATCCGATCGACTGGAGCCGCAAGATCAAGATGAGCTTTGGCGTCGTGCGCCAGGTCGCCAAGCCGCTGGACTGGCGGCGCTATCCATTCCCCTTCCTCTATGGCCAGATGGACCCGACACTGTTCGATCTCAATGCCTGGCGCGACTGTGCCCGCCGGGCTCTGGCGCGAGAGGATTTCGTGCTGATGGCGAGCGACTTTGCCGCGGCCGACGATGTGCGGCTGGTCAACTACATCTGCTCGCGCACGCTGCCGCGCCGGGGCATCCACGCCACGCCGGACGAAATCCTCGTCACCGTCGGCGCGCAGAATGCGCTCTGGATCGTGACCCGTCTGATCCTGGAGAAGGGCTCCGCCGCCGTCTGCGAAAACCCCTGCCATCCCGATATCAGCGCCTCGCTGCTGTTGAGCGGCGCCGACGTCACCACCGTCGATGTCGATGTCGAGGGCCTGTCACCGGATGCCTTGCCGGAAAACGTCGATGCCGTCTTCGTGACCCCGAGCCACCACTCGCCGACCGGCGCGACTATGCCAGTGGATCGGCGTACGCAACTGCTGCAGGCTGCGGAAGAACGGGATTTCGTCATCGTCGAGGACGATTACGAGTTCGAGATCAGCTACCTCGCTCCGCCTTCCCCGGCGCTGAAGGCGCTCGATCCGTCAGGCCGGGTGCTCTACATCGGCAGCTTCTCGAAATCGCTTTTTCCCGGGCTTCGGCTCGGCTACCTCGTGGCGCCAGCCCCCTTCATTCGCGAGGCGCGTGCGCTTCGCTCGCTGATGTTGCGCCACCCGCCCGGACACCTTCAGCGCACCGCAGCCTATTTCCTGGCGCTCGGCCATTATGACGCCGTGCTCCACCGGATGCGGACCGAATATCACAAGCGCCACGTAATCATGGCCGAGTCACTGCGTAGGGCGAACCTGAAAGTCGCAGGCTCCTCGACCTTCGGCGGCACGTCCTTCTGGATGGAGGGACCGGAAGGGCTCGATGCCGACCGGCTGGTCAGCGAATTGCGGCAGGACGGCGTGCTGGTCGAATCCGGCTCGCCCTTCTTCCCCAGAAGCGACCAGCCCTGCCGCTACTTCCGGATGGGATATTCGTCCATTCCAAGCACAAGCATTGCCGAGGGCGTCGCCCGGGTTCGCGCCCGCATCGACAGTCTTTGCGGCGGCAGCGAGCAGGCCTCCGTGGCGAAGTGA
- a CDS encoding TetR/AcrR family transcriptional regulator yields the protein MSEHKRTNDPQAVRRRIVDAAYQAFVTQGYLATGMQELRAKASVSGGAMAHHFPAKRELGLAVIRDRVAVAVRQTWIDPLRTSSDTPTAIDQIFTEIISELSENGSVSGCPLNNMAIEVSRHDDEMQQALGAIFEAWEEALAARFQEDIRLKRVAGIQPDSLATLIISAYSGAMAMAKANQHTRPLVNCQAEIAALLASKYV from the coding sequence ATGAGCGAACACAAAAGAACCAACGATCCTCAAGCGGTGCGCCGCAGGATCGTCGATGCGGCCTACCAGGCCTTTGTCACCCAAGGATATCTCGCGACGGGAATGCAGGAATTGCGCGCGAAGGCATCCGTCTCAGGAGGCGCTATGGCCCATCACTTTCCGGCCAAACGGGAACTTGGATTGGCGGTTATCCGCGACCGCGTCGCCGTAGCGGTGCGGCAAACGTGGATCGACCCGCTGCGTACCTCTAGCGATACACCCACAGCGATCGATCAGATCTTCACCGAGATCATCAGCGAGCTCTCCGAAAACGGCTCCGTCTCCGGCTGCCCGCTGAACAATATGGCGATCGAAGTCTCCAGGCATGATGACGAGATGCAGCAGGCGCTGGGTGCAATTTTTGAGGCTTGGGAAGAAGCGCTCGCGGCGCGATTCCAGGAAGACATCCGCCTGAAGCGCGTCGCAGGCATTCAACCCGACAGCCTCGCCACCCTGATCATCTCCGCCTATTCCGGCGCGATGGCGATGGCAAAAGCCAATCAGCACACACGTCCGCTCGTGAACTGTCAGGCGGAGATCGCAGCACTTCTCGCGTCGAAATACGTCTAG
- a CDS encoding ABC transporter substrate-binding protein, which translates to MLKKLILAAAMSTALSAAAHAETLKWGSSRDIYSLDPYSYGDSYTLSFLNHVYEGLVRFDADLKIEPALATSWETVSDTVWRFHLREDVKFHNGADFTADDVIASLTRVSDPASPLRGNLPAYKSAKKVDDRTVDIELTGPYPLLLNDLTNIHIFDATWLADNNSLKPTDVGKKIEGYATYHTNGTGPFKLESRTPDSKTVLVKNGEWWDPAKSNIDRIEFTPIVSAATRVAALLSGEIDFTENAPAQDLPRLVAQPDLKVMERTDLRTIMMGFNRKPKLADGVDNKFNDLRVRQAVAHALDTELIQKRVMRGKSRTAGAIVAPEIPGYVEALDKVVPYDPELSKKLLAEAGASDLPFTLVCTNEAYVNEEELCQSIVNMLSRAGFKPQLDIGPTAAQAPKRTGGLSDVYIIGWANEPMLDSYSILLQMIETRSDKAGVFNWGGWSYPDIDKLIIQASTEMDRTKRLDLQTKALQMVKDEIIMLPLHQQPMAWVMSNKIDKVAQLADNKPRHWLTHIAD; encoded by the coding sequence ATGCTCAAGAAACTGATCCTCGCAGCCGCCATGTCGACGGCGCTTTCCGCGGCTGCTCACGCGGAGACGCTCAAATGGGGCTCTTCGCGCGATATCTACTCGCTCGACCCTTATTCCTATGGCGACAGCTACACGCTGTCTTTCCTCAATCACGTCTATGAAGGGCTCGTCCGCTTTGACGCCGACCTGAAGATCGAGCCGGCACTGGCGACCTCCTGGGAAACGGTATCGGACACGGTCTGGCGGTTCCATCTGCGCGAGGACGTCAAGTTCCACAATGGCGCTGATTTCACGGCCGATGACGTGATCGCCTCGCTGACGCGGGTCAGCGATCCGGCATCTCCGCTGCGGGGCAACCTACCGGCATACAAGTCGGCGAAGAAGGTCGACGACCGCACTGTCGATATCGAACTGACCGGCCCCTATCCGCTGCTCTTGAACGACCTGACGAACATCCACATTTTCGACGCCACGTGGCTCGCCGACAACAATTCGCTGAAGCCGACGGATGTCGGCAAGAAGATAGAAGGCTACGCTACCTACCACACCAACGGCACGGGTCCGTTCAAGCTCGAGAGCCGCACGCCCGACAGCAAGACCGTTCTGGTCAAGAACGGCGAGTGGTGGGACCCGGCGAAGTCCAACATCGATCGCATCGAGTTTACGCCGATTGTCTCAGCCGCGACACGCGTGGCGGCACTGTTGTCAGGCGAGATCGACTTCACTGAGAATGCGCCGGCGCAGGATCTTCCGCGCCTTGTCGCGCAGCCGGACCTGAAGGTGATGGAGCGCACCGACCTTCGCACCATCATGATGGGCTTCAACCGCAAACCGAAACTGGCCGACGGCGTCGACAACAAGTTCAACGACCTGCGTGTCCGCCAGGCCGTCGCCCATGCGCTCGACACAGAACTCATCCAGAAGCGGGTCATGCGCGGCAAGTCGAGGACAGCGGGTGCGATCGTTGCGCCGGAAATCCCGGGATATGTCGAAGCACTGGACAAGGTCGTGCCGTACGATCCCGAACTGTCGAAAAAGCTGCTCGCCGAGGCCGGCGCAAGCGATCTCCCCTTCACGCTCGTCTGCACGAACGAGGCCTATGTCAACGAAGAGGAGCTTTGCCAGAGCATCGTCAACATGCTGAGCCGCGCCGGCTTCAAGCCGCAACTCGACATCGGCCCGACGGCGGCACAGGCGCCCAAACGCACGGGCGGTCTGTCGGATGTCTACATCATCGGCTGGGCAAACGAGCCGATGCTCGACAGCTACTCGATCCTGCTTCAGATGATCGAGACGAGGAGCGACAAGGCGGGCGTCTTCAACTGGGGCGGCTGGAGCTATCCTGATATCGACAAGCTGATCATCCAGGCATCGACCGAAATGGATCGGACCAAGCGGCTCGATCTGCAGACCAAGGCACTGCAGATGGTCAAGGACGAGATCATCATGCTGCCGCTGCACCAACAGCCAATGGCTTGGGTGATGAGCAACAAGATCGATAAGGTCGCTCAGCTCGCCGACAACAAGCCGCGCCATTGGCTCACGCATATCGCGGACTAG